Proteins from a genomic interval of Lysobacter arenosi:
- a CDS encoding EF-hand domain-containing protein — protein sequence MTAATTAACLLRLSVLTLGLGIAGPGLCDAPGTATQALPQGAEARFEYLDVNRDGVLSKYEYDSDIAFETADRDHNSLISPSELEAILGPQAPGVPIADRLIIADLDSDGELNDNELRRALEMRFGWLDRNSDGNLDLEEMKSGYGVRVRP from the coding sequence ATGACCGCCGCCACGACCGCCGCCTGCCTGCTGCGCTTGTCCGTACTCACGCTCGGCCTGGGAATCGCAGGTCCGGGCCTGTGCGACGCGCCCGGGACTGCAACGCAGGCGCTCCCGCAGGGCGCGGAGGCCCGCTTCGAGTACCTTGACGTCAATCGCGACGGTGTCCTGAGCAAGTACGAGTACGACAGTGACATCGCCTTCGAAACCGCCGACCGCGACCACAACTCACTGATCTCCCCCAGTGAGCTGGAGGCGATCCTGGGACCGCAGGCGCCCGGCGTGCCGATCGCCGACCGGCTCATCATTGCCGATCTCGACAGCGACGGCGAACTCAACGACAACGAACTTCGTCGCGCCCTGGAAATGCGCTTCGGCTGGCTCGACCGCAACAGCGACGGCAACCTCGACCTCGAGGAAATGAAATCCGGTTACGGCGTTCGCGTCCGTCCCTGA
- a CDS encoding glutathione S-transferase family protein, producing MIPTITAFDRSPDGGKGLARDTRVRWAFEEVGQPYEVRPVSMQAMKEPAHLALHPFGQIPTYEEGDLVLFETGSIVLHIAQRHKGLLPDDGDARARAITWMFAAVNTVEPPILELTNARLLERDKPWNKERLPLVEDRVRERLGPLSDRLGNADWLDGAFSAGDLMMVSVLIRLKRSGIVDEYPNLSAYVARGEARPAYKRAYAAQAAAFKGDA from the coding sequence ATGATCCCGACCATTACCGCCTTTGATCGCTCGCCTGACGGCGGCAAGGGGCTGGCGCGAGATACGCGCGTGCGCTGGGCGTTCGAGGAAGTCGGCCAGCCCTATGAGGTCCGCCCTGTTTCCATGCAGGCGATGAAGGAGCCGGCGCACCTGGCGCTTCATCCTTTCGGCCAGATTCCGACCTACGAGGAAGGCGACCTGGTGCTGTTCGAGACCGGATCGATCGTGCTCCACATCGCGCAGCGCCATAAGGGCCTGCTGCCGGACGATGGCGATGCCCGGGCGCGCGCGATCACGTGGATGTTCGCCGCGGTCAATACCGTCGAGCCGCCAATCCTCGAACTGACCAACGCCAGGCTGCTGGAACGCGACAAGCCGTGGAACAAGGAGCGCCTGCCGCTGGTCGAGGACCGTGTACGCGAACGGCTGGGACCGCTTTCCGATCGCCTCGGCAATGCCGACTGGCTCGATGGCGCTTTCAGCGCGGGCGATCTGATGATGGTGTCCGTGCTGATCCGACTGAAGCGATCGGGCATCGTCGACGAGTACCCGAACCTGTCCGCCTACGTCGCTCGTGGCGAAGCGCGACCGGCGTACAAGCGCGCATATGCCGCACAGGCTGCGGCTTTCAAGGGTGATGCGTGA
- a CDS encoding manganese efflux pump MntP family protein → MNPISIVLLGLAMSTDAFAAALGKGAGMLRPQWPEALRIGLIFGVVEGLTPIVGWLLGSAASRHIEQWDHWIAFGMLGALGLHMIYKAVTDDGDAEGSVAGQGRAGMWSLALTGLATSIDAMAVGVGLAFVDVNILVVAVVIALCTFTMVTLGIMAGRALGTLIGKRAEMVGGVILILVGATILYEHLHAAPA, encoded by the coding sequence ATGAACCCGATATCCATCGTCCTGCTCGGCCTGGCCATGTCCACCGATGCCTTCGCCGCAGCCCTTGGTAAAGGCGCCGGCATGCTCAGGCCGCAATGGCCGGAAGCGCTGCGGATCGGACTGATATTCGGCGTGGTGGAAGGCCTCACGCCCATCGTTGGCTGGTTGCTGGGCTCGGCAGCCTCTCGCCATATCGAGCAGTGGGACCACTGGATCGCCTTCGGAATGCTCGGAGCGCTGGGTCTGCACATGATCTACAAGGCCGTCACCGACGATGGCGACGCCGAAGGATCAGTCGCCGGACAAGGCAGGGCCGGGATGTGGTCGCTGGCCCTCACCGGCCTGGCGACCAGCATCGATGCGATGGCCGTCGGCGTCGGCCTGGCTTTCGTCGACGTGAACATCCTGGTCGTCGCCGTCGTGATCGCGCTGTGCACGTTCACCATGGTCACGCTGGGGATCATGGCGGGACGGGCGCTGGGCACGTTGATCGGAAAGCGCGCCGAGATGGTCGGTGGCGTGATCCTGATCCTGGTGGGCGCGACGATCCTCTACGAGCACCTGCATGCGGCTCCCGCCTGA
- a CDS encoding phospholipase D family protein, whose protein sequence is MWPWFAVAFLLLLALIGASLLLVNHLAPPATGRPSHTLPLQAAQTDIDRELSPLLAAHPGKTGTVVLTDGVDAYAARAVSARKAGRSLDLQYFIWHNDLSGRMLASEVHAAAERGVRVRILLDDMNAAGLDPHLLAMDAHPGIELRVYNPFRNRAGPGRAFELLRRLFSMNHRMHNKAWIADGRVAVIGGRNIGERYFGAATEVNFRDLDLLLLGPASGQASALFDRYWNSAAAVPIATLGAQAPEALRNLLDEVHRDARSERARRYLDRVADSQLVRDYYQHALSPHWSVGIEVFADPPIKWRSDDREQWLVGHLVPMISAARSKVMVISPYFVPGNDGAAMLAALTGRGVRVGVVTNSLAATDVYPVHSGYAGYRERLLLHGVDLYELRSQVHAKEMPRVVRQGVSLHTKALVLDDARGFVGSFNVDPRSKNLNTEMGVLFDDPVIATQVRDEYLRLTSPAMSYWVYRNRQGELRWLDRTQPEPVEIEHEPDADWWMRAVAWASGWLPIESQL, encoded by the coding sequence ATGTGGCCCTGGTTTGCCGTTGCATTCTTGCTGCTGCTCGCGCTCATCGGCGCCAGCCTGCTGCTCGTCAACCACCTCGCCCCACCGGCAACCGGCAGGCCCAGCCATACCCTGCCCCTGCAGGCGGCGCAGACCGACATCGACCGCGAGCTGTCGCCGCTGCTGGCTGCCCATCCCGGCAAGACCGGCACGGTCGTGCTGACCGATGGCGTCGACGCCTACGCCGCGCGCGCGGTGTCGGCGCGCAAGGCCGGTCGCAGCCTCGACCTGCAGTACTTCATCTGGCACAACGACCTGTCCGGGCGAATGCTCGCCAGCGAAGTCCACGCTGCCGCCGAGCGCGGTGTGCGCGTGCGCATCCTGCTCGACGACATGAATGCCGCAGGCCTCGATCCGCACTTGCTGGCCATGGACGCCCATCCCGGCATCGAGTTGCGGGTCTATAACCCGTTCCGCAACCGCGCCGGTCCCGGCCGCGCCTTCGAACTGCTGCGGCGACTGTTCAGCATGAACCACCGCATGCACAACAAGGCCTGGATCGCAGACGGCCGCGTTGCCGTCATCGGCGGTCGCAACATCGGCGAGCGCTACTTCGGCGCCGCGACCGAGGTCAACTTCCGCGATCTCGACCTGCTGCTGCTCGGACCGGCCTCCGGGCAGGCGAGCGCGCTCTTCGACCGCTATTGGAACAGTGCAGCCGCGGTGCCGATCGCCACCCTTGGCGCACAGGCGCCGGAGGCATTGCGCAACCTGCTGGACGAAGTCCATCGCGATGCGCGCAGCGAACGCGCCAGGCGATACCTCGATCGCGTCGCCGACTCGCAGCTGGTGCGCGACTACTACCAGCATGCGCTCAGTCCGCACTGGAGCGTCGGGATTGAAGTCTTTGCCGACCCACCGATCAAATGGAGAAGCGACGACCGCGAACAGTGGCTGGTGGGGCACCTGGTGCCAATGATCTCCGCGGCACGCAGCAAGGTGATGGTGATTTCGCCGTACTTCGTTCCGGGCAATGATGGCGCGGCCATGCTCGCCGCCCTGACTGGACGCGGAGTCAGAGTCGGCGTCGTCACCAACTCGCTGGCGGCCACCGATGTCTACCCCGTGCACAGCGGCTACGCCGGTTACAGGGAACGACTGCTCCTGCATGGGGTCGACCTCTACGAACTGCGCTCGCAAGTGCATGCGAAAGAGATGCCGCGCGTGGTTCGCCAGGGCGTCAGCCTGCACACCAAGGCGCTGGTGCTCGACGATGCGCGCGGCTTCGTCGGATCGTTCAACGTCGACCCGCGCTCGAAGAACCTCAATACCGAGATGGGCGTGCTGTTCGACGACCCGGTCATCGCCACACAGGTTCGCGACGAGTACCTGCGCCTGACTTCTCCCGCCATGAGCTACTGGGTGTATCGAAACCGGCAGGGGGAGCTTCGCTGGCTCGATCGCACACAGCCCGAACCGGTGGAGATCGAGCACGAGCCCGACGCGGACTGGTGGATGCGGGCCGTCGCGTGGGCCTCGGGCTGGTTGCCGATCGAGTCGCAGCTTTAG
- a CDS encoding DUF4136 domain-containing protein, whose translation MNRLQSCLLCCALVAFLAPAAPAVHASQPDAQVQVSKPATSMPGNRYAWVDMPPQLAAEFDKRVQDPKLRARLQAALDKALAAKGYRRTNDLRQADIAVAYRVGVRDSEETLVRDTGLASANEAGVECKAGGCSQIVTQGVNGVPAVKLDTKSMVEGGLLVEVLQPADIRVLWRALYRGSVRASKGPSVNLDTVATKTLAQLPKASTTSP comes from the coding sequence ATGAATCGTCTGCAGTCGTGCCTGCTTTGCTGTGCTCTGGTGGCCTTCCTCGCACCGGCTGCACCGGCGGTGCATGCGAGCCAACCCGATGCCCAGGTGCAGGTGTCCAAGCCGGCGACCTCGATGCCGGGCAATCGCTACGCCTGGGTCGACATGCCGCCCCAGCTGGCGGCGGAATTCGACAAGCGCGTGCAGGACCCGAAGCTGCGCGCGAGGCTGCAGGCGGCTTTGGACAAGGCGCTCGCGGCCAAGGGTTACCGGCGTACCAACGACCTGCGCCAGGCCGACATTGCCGTGGCCTACCGCGTCGGCGTGCGCGACAGCGAGGAAACGCTGGTCCGCGACACCGGACTGGCCAGCGCCAATGAGGCCGGTGTCGAGTGCAAGGCCGGTGGCTGTTCGCAGATCGTCACCCAGGGCGTCAACGGCGTGCCGGCGGTGAAGCTGGATACCAAGTCGATGGTCGAAGGCGGGCTGCTGGTGGAAGTGCTGCAGCCAGCTGACATCCGCGTGCTGTGGCGCGCGCTCTATCGCGGTTCCGTGCGCGCCAGCAAGGGGCCGTCGGTCAATCTCGACACGGTGGCCACGAAGACCCTGGCGCAGCTGCCTAAGGCGAGCACGACCTCGCCCTGA
- a CDS encoding BON domain-containing protein produces MHESTAHSTLKTLYGVALAFAAGALAMYLMDPNTGRRRRALIRDRGASLGNDAGHYVRGKAKRAAHRLKGVAARGRASLSTELLDDDRLHDRIRARLGRVVGHPHDVEVHVHDGWVQLKGAVAEEEFEDLLREVSSMRGVRNLESLLRTTSPPPQPEGPRLGPH; encoded by the coding sequence ATGCATGAATCAACCGCGCATAGCACCCTGAAGACGCTGTACGGCGTCGCCCTGGCTTTTGCCGCCGGTGCGCTGGCGATGTACCTGATGGACCCCAACACCGGGCGCAGGCGTCGCGCGCTGATTCGCGACCGCGGGGCGTCGCTGGGCAACGACGCCGGGCACTACGTGCGCGGCAAGGCCAAACGCGCGGCGCATCGCCTCAAGGGCGTCGCCGCGCGCGGACGCGCCAGCCTGTCCACCGAGCTGCTCGACGACGACAGGCTGCACGACCGCATCCGCGCCCGGCTCGGGCGCGTGGTGGGTCACCCGCACGATGTTGAAGTGCATGTGCACGACGGATGGGTGCAGCTCAAGGGCGCGGTGGCCGAGGAGGAGTTCGAGGACCTGCTGCGCGAGGTCTCGTCGATGCGCGGCGTACGCAATCTTGAAAGCCTGCTGCGCACGACTTCGCCGCCGCCACAGCCGGAGGGGCCGCGACTCGGCCCGCATTGA
- a CDS encoding aspartate aminotransferase family protein: protein MRDVSPDAVPSAGAAPPVAAKSAAARDDRLHVLHSWSAHGALDPLVVTGASGVHFHDESGRRWLDFSSQLVNVNVGHQHPKLIAAIKAQAEVLCTVAPYHANPATSEAARLIAEVAPGDLNRVFFTNGGAEAIENAIRMARLHTGRHKVLTAYRSYHGATAGAITATGDPRRWASEPGAPGFARFWGPYPYRSAFHAATAHEECERALAHLADTIMVEGGQGIAAIVLEPVIGSSGVLVPPDGYLQGVRALCDKHGIMLIADEVMVGFGRCGEWFAVDRWKVVPDLITFAKGVNSGYVPLGGVIMSDAIAASFESRAYPGGLTYSGHPLACAAAVACIGIYKDEGIIDHARRLGDEVIDPALQAIQKRHPSVGDVRGLGVFWAIELVRDRNTREPLVPFNASGADNAPMTMFAAACKQQGLWPFVVGNRLHIAPPLIIDEQTMREGLAIIDEALATADRYCVG, encoded by the coding sequence ATGCGTGACGTCTCCCCTGATGCCGTGCCCAGTGCGGGCGCGGCGCCACCTGTAGCTGCGAAATCCGCCGCTGCCCGCGATGACCGCCTGCATGTACTGCATTCCTGGTCGGCCCATGGCGCGCTCGATCCGCTCGTCGTCACCGGCGCGTCCGGTGTCCACTTCCACGACGAGAGCGGGCGACGCTGGCTCGACTTCTCCAGCCAGCTGGTCAACGTCAACGTCGGCCACCAGCACCCGAAGCTCATTGCGGCGATCAAGGCGCAGGCCGAGGTGCTGTGCACGGTCGCGCCGTACCACGCCAACCCCGCCACCAGCGAAGCGGCGCGGCTGATCGCCGAGGTGGCACCGGGCGACTTGAACCGGGTCTTTTTCACCAACGGCGGCGCCGAAGCGATCGAGAACGCGATCCGCATGGCGCGCCTGCATACCGGCCGCCACAAGGTGCTGACCGCCTACCGCAGCTACCACGGCGCCACCGCCGGTGCGATCACCGCCACCGGCGATCCGCGGCGCTGGGCATCCGAGCCCGGCGCGCCCGGCTTCGCCCGCTTCTGGGGACCGTATCCGTATCGCTCCGCATTCCATGCAGCCACCGCGCATGAGGAATGCGAACGCGCACTGGCGCACCTGGCCGACACGATCATGGTCGAAGGCGGGCAGGGCATCGCCGCGATCGTGCTCGAACCGGTGATCGGTTCCAGCGGCGTCCTGGTGCCGCCCGATGGCTACCTGCAGGGCGTGCGCGCGCTGTGCGACAAGCACGGCATCATGCTGATCGCCGACGAAGTCATGGTCGGTTTCGGCCGCTGCGGCGAATGGTTCGCGGTGGATCGCTGGAAGGTGGTGCCGGACCTGATCACCTTCGCCAAGGGCGTCAACTCCGGCTACGTGCCACTCGGTGGCGTAATCATGAGCGACGCCATCGCCGCCAGCTTCGAATCGCGCGCCTATCCCGGCGGGCTGACGTACTCCGGCCATCCGCTGGCGTGCGCCGCGGCCGTGGCGTGCATCGGGATCTACAAGGACGAGGGCATCATCGATCACGCCCGGCGTCTGGGCGACGAGGTGATCGATCCGGCGTTGCAGGCGATCCAGAAGCGACACCCCAGCGTCGGCGACGTTCGCGGGCTGGGTGTGTTCTGGGCGATCGAGCTGGTACGCGACCGCAATACGCGGGAACCGCTGGTGCCGTTCAATGCCTCCGGCGCCGACAACGCGCCGATGACCATGTTCGCGGCCGCCTGCAAGCAGCAGGGCCTGTGGCCGTTCGTGGTCGGCAACCGCCTGCACATCGCGCCGCCGCTGATCATCGACGAGCAGACCATGCGCGAAGGCCTGGCCATCATCGACGAGGCGCTGGCCACGGCCGATCGCTACTGCGTCGGATGA
- a CDS encoding autotransporter outer membrane beta-barrel domain-containing protein encodes MRNGHFALSATGGASGNAVVFATTTPAVCQVTGASVAMLSSGLCALTANQAGDGNYQAAAQVTLEVTIAAAVPTLQWVDELHKVYGEPSFDLPEPQSDSSGAFTYSSDNTQVATVNGRTVTVVGAGVAVLTATQAAAGNFTAGSVQMRLQVVDRPDPTRDADVVGGLQAQVDASVRFAAVQQGNIRGRLRQVRNGDNASSTSLSLAYAGQTGSPGMALPVGQAVGGRWPMLGNGWGMWMAGTVNFGKSGEGRRYDFQTDGVSFGADRALGDHALIGLAGSMATHDSDAVGSASSVNADQRSLSVYGLWGAGEHLFVDGMLAYGQLDFDLVRWSEAAGRAANARRDGDQFFGSVSFGYEHRNTRGLALTGYGRLDGSRTTLDPYQEGGLGIYDLSYREQTVQNTSLAVGMEGSYEFAGLNARYRPFWTVEYTQALENQGLARINYSQQPVSSDYGLRLRSYYDDLFAIGAGMDVRLRAGWLFTLLVGHEQGGNSTRANSVGLSISYGASGARPASAPASGVADQEPACTGRQCRRQGAP; translated from the coding sequence GTGCGCAATGGCCACTTCGCGCTGTCGGCGACGGGCGGTGCTTCCGGCAACGCCGTGGTGTTTGCCACCACGACGCCTGCGGTCTGCCAGGTCACCGGCGCGAGCGTGGCGATGCTGTCGTCGGGCCTGTGCGCGCTGACCGCGAACCAGGCCGGCGATGGCAACTACCAGGCGGCTGCGCAAGTCACCCTGGAGGTGACCATCGCCGCCGCCGTGCCGACGCTGCAGTGGGTCGACGAGCTGCACAAGGTGTACGGCGAGCCGAGTTTCGACCTGCCCGAACCGCAGAGCGACAGCAGCGGCGCCTTCACCTACAGCAGCGACAACACGCAGGTGGCCACAGTCAATGGCCGCACCGTGACCGTGGTCGGTGCCGGTGTTGCGGTGCTGACCGCCACCCAGGCCGCCGCGGGCAACTTCACCGCGGGCTCGGTGCAGATGCGCCTGCAGGTCGTCGATCGCCCCGATCCGACGCGGGACGCGGACGTGGTCGGCGGACTGCAGGCGCAGGTGGATGCCAGCGTTCGCTTCGCCGCCGTACAGCAGGGCAACATCCGCGGACGCCTGCGCCAGGTGCGCAACGGTGACAACGCCTCCAGCACATCGCTGTCGTTGGCCTATGCCGGCCAAACCGGTTCGCCAGGCATGGCGCTGCCCGTTGGCCAGGCAGTCGGTGGCCGTTGGCCGATGCTGGGCAATGGCTGGGGCATGTGGATGGCGGGCACCGTCAACTTCGGCAAGAGCGGTGAAGGGCGTCGTTACGACTTCCAGACCGACGGTGTCAGCTTCGGCGCCGATCGGGCGCTGGGCGATCATGCGTTGATCGGCCTCGCAGGCAGCATGGCCACGCACGACAGCGATGCCGTCGGTTCCGCATCGAGCGTGAACGCCGACCAGCGTTCGCTCAGCGTGTACGGTTTGTGGGGCGCCGGCGAACACCTCTTCGTCGACGGCATGCTGGCCTACGGCCAGCTCGACTTCGACCTGGTTCGCTGGAGCGAGGCGGCCGGACGCGCTGCCAATGCACGACGCGACGGTGATCAGTTCTTCGGATCGGTGAGCTTCGGCTACGAGCACCGCAACACCCGCGGACTCGCGTTGACAGGCTACGGTCGCCTCGACGGCAGCCGGACGACGCTCGACCCGTACCAGGAAGGCGGACTGGGCATCTATGACCTCAGCTACCGCGAGCAGACGGTGCAGAACACCTCGCTGGCCGTGGGCATGGAAGGCAGCTACGAGTTCGCCGGTTTGAATGCACGCTACCGTCCCTTCTGGACCGTGGAGTACACCCAGGCGCTGGAGAACCAGGGGCTGGCGCGCATCAACTATTCGCAGCAGCCGGTATCGAGCGACTACGGCCTGCGCCTGCGCAGCTACTACGACGATCTGTTCGCGATCGGCGCGGGCATGGATGTACGCCTGCGCGCCGGCTGGCTGTTCACGCTGCTGGTCGGTCACGAGCAGGGCGGCAACTCCACCCGCGCCAACAGCGTCGGCCTCTCGATCTCGTACGGCGCTTCCGGCGCCCGCCCTGCATCGGCGCCGGCCTCCGGCGTTGCAGATCAGGAGCCAGCGTGCACGGGTCGCCAGTGCCGTCGACAAGGAGCGCCCTGA
- a CDS encoding esterase/lipase family protein codes for MSSSQSTAGSSCDSAGTPAPASLDACAANALESARHWASRAGQAGHRALPAWLQCATDAYRALHTDDPSRADAAATLATQATAELLSRLLQQHPHGWSPGLLQVDGIRLQVEFRQVSPWLVPPVRIRLARDVPMDAFGGERFARPGFGVPVAALSRRHDDEPYGRLQPLFGAFRNLTAWIEPDPAQSDAPPILVFADPQKIGAIAIGPHRRQLASDTSAAYAWAMRISKLARTGLWGLLGGEAIEHRAGLYLLEDYDPDKRPLVMIHGLGSIPLIWAHLSNAVWGMDELRARYQIWQVIYPTDEPLLVTRSRIQGYLDAAWQMLDPDGDAPARSGAVLVGHSLGGVIARLLCVDSGDALWNAAFLVPPGSLDASVEDLQVIRRLFSFHSYPGIARAVFLAAPHRGSPSAATPLGQVTRALVGRRTAEVHALQRIAMANPEAIRPELLHTFQQGWINSIATLQSEQPVRRATESLLPPAGISFHTIAGVQPGRRQQTDGVVPLDSAQIPGAASCLVVEDGHRLHDNPQVVAEVLRILRL; via the coding sequence ATGAGCTCGTCGCAGTCGACTGCCGGATCATCGTGCGACAGTGCCGGCACGCCGGCGCCTGCGTCCCTGGACGCGTGTGCCGCCAACGCGCTCGAATCGGCACGCCACTGGGCCAGTCGAGCCGGGCAAGCAGGTCACCGTGCGTTGCCGGCGTGGCTGCAGTGCGCCACCGACGCTTACCGCGCGCTGCACACCGACGACCCCTCGCGCGCCGATGCAGCGGCGACATTGGCGACACAGGCGACCGCCGAACTGCTGTCGCGCTTGCTGCAACAGCATCCGCACGGCTGGTCGCCCGGCCTGCTGCAGGTGGACGGCATCCGTCTGCAGGTCGAGTTTCGCCAGGTATCGCCCTGGCTTGTGCCGCCAGTGCGGATCAGGCTCGCCCGCGACGTGCCGATGGATGCTTTCGGTGGTGAACGCTTCGCTCGCCCGGGGTTCGGTGTGCCCGTGGCGGCGCTGTCCCGTCGCCATGACGACGAGCCATACGGCCGGCTGCAACCTCTCTTCGGCGCATTCCGGAACCTCACGGCCTGGATCGAACCGGACCCCGCGCAGAGCGATGCGCCGCCGATCCTGGTGTTCGCCGACCCGCAGAAGATCGGCGCCATTGCCATTGGTCCTCATCGGCGCCAGCTCGCCAGCGACACCTCGGCCGCCTATGCCTGGGCCATGCGAATCTCGAAGCTGGCGCGCACCGGGCTGTGGGGCCTGCTCGGTGGAGAGGCGATCGAGCATCGCGCAGGCTTGTACCTGCTCGAGGACTACGATCCGGACAAGCGGCCGCTGGTGATGATCCATGGACTGGGCAGCATTCCCCTGATCTGGGCGCATCTGTCCAACGCCGTGTGGGGCATGGACGAGCTTCGTGCCCGATACCAGATCTGGCAGGTGATCTACCCGACCGACGAGCCGCTGTTGGTGACCCGCTCACGGATACAGGGTTACCTGGACGCCGCCTGGCAAATGCTCGATCCGGACGGCGATGCCCCTGCCCGCTCGGGTGCGGTGCTGGTCGGCCACAGCCTCGGTGGCGTGATTGCACGACTGCTGTGCGTGGATAGCGGCGATGCGCTGTGGAACGCCGCCTTCCTGGTTCCGCCCGGGTCGCTCGATGCCAGCGTCGAAGATCTGCAAGTCATACGGCGGCTCTTCTCCTTCCATTCCTATCCCGGCATCGCGCGCGCGGTGTTCCTGGCCGCGCCGCATCGCGGCAGCCCCAGCGCCGCAACGCCACTGGGACAGGTCACGCGCGCCCTGGTCGGTCGACGCACGGCCGAAGTGCATGCCCTGCAGCGCATTGCCATGGCCAACCCGGAAGCGATCCGGCCGGAGTTGCTGCACACCTTCCAGCAGGGCTGGATCAACAGCATCGCCACGCTGCAGTCCGAGCAACCGGTCCGGCGGGCAACCGAATCGCTGCTGCCACCCGCGGGCATCAGCTTCCACACCATTGCCGGCGTGCAGCCGGGCCGCCGGCAGCAGACCGACGGCGTCGTGCCGCTCGACAGCGCGCAGATTCCCGGCGCCGCCTCGTGCCTGGTGGTCGAAGACGGACATCGCCTGCATGACAACCCGCAGGTGGTTGCAGAAGTCCTGCGAATCCTTCGCCTGTGA
- a CDS encoding VOC family protein, producing the protein MPSTITQFHLAFPVRDLDEARGFYGGVIGCPQGRSDVNYQDFDFFGHHLVAHLGGDSQPVLDSRFDGEAVPVPHFGMNLDREAWETLAKRLRAAGIAFAEEPHLRLKGKPGQHVTMFLFDPSGNALEFKSFDDPEQTFIP; encoded by the coding sequence GTGCCGTCCACAATCACGCAGTTCCACCTGGCGTTCCCGGTCCGCGACCTGGATGAGGCGCGCGGTTTCTATGGTGGCGTGATCGGCTGCCCGCAGGGCAGGAGTGACGTCAACTACCAGGACTTCGATTTCTTCGGCCACCACCTGGTCGCCCACCTCGGCGGCGACAGCCAGCCCGTGCTGGACAGCCGGTTCGACGGCGAAGCGGTGCCGGTTCCGCACTTCGGCATGAACCTGGACCGTGAGGCGTGGGAGACGCTGGCCAAGCGTCTCCGGGCAGCTGGCATCGCCTTTGCCGAGGAGCCGCACCTGCGGCTGAAGGGCAAGCCAGGCCAGCACGTGACGATGTTTCTCTTCGACCCTTCGGGCAATGCGCTAGAGTTCAAGTCGTTCGACGACCCGGAACAGACCTTCATCCCCTGA
- a CDS encoding iron-containing redox enzyme family protein translates to MNHRSKLRRDGLRNVKCGTAFRGYARPELSRVGRMTLLKSQDAQTTPSSIESVSMPSGAWDRQSFWQFADAAKEATEALAAQKMKVLPQLSIEDLRQVCVQYRFFTIDYISDLALLLAKLPFGGLRSLLSEILAEELGEGDPDKAHPAIYDRFLTTIGVGPAQLERCIPANRRNLDSLTRQLGARSSAFGVGLRGMGGECLCQTYLSVLFEHLKTHPYMVENAERIDWEFWTIHTGEQDIIHGELTRQAIDDYIRHEPEALSELADGYECSITAWNLFWQNIFATCTIRPGAVS, encoded by the coding sequence GTGAACCATCGCTCGAAATTGCGACGTGATGGTCTACGCAACGTGAAATGCGGCACCGCTTTCCGAGGCTATGCTCGGCCAGAACTCTCCAGGGTTGGACGAATGACATTGCTGAAGAGCCAAGACGCGCAGACGACACCATCATCCATCGAATCCGTATCGATGCCTTCCGGCGCGTGGGATCGGCAGAGCTTCTGGCAGTTTGCCGACGCGGCCAAGGAAGCGACGGAAGCACTGGCGGCGCAGAAGATGAAAGTATTGCCGCAGCTATCGATCGAGGATCTGCGCCAGGTTTGCGTGCAGTACCGGTTCTTCACCATCGACTACATCAGCGACCTGGCCCTGTTGCTGGCGAAGTTGCCGTTCGGTGGCCTGCGCAGCCTGCTCAGCGAGATCCTTGCCGAGGAACTGGGCGAAGGCGATCCGGACAAGGCGCATCCGGCGATCTACGACCGCTTCCTGACGACCATAGGTGTCGGGCCGGCGCAGCTGGAGCGATGCATTCCCGCCAATCGCAGGAACCTCGACAGCCTGACGCGGCAGCTGGGCGCGCGCAGCTCCGCGTTTGGCGTTGGCTTGCGCGGGATGGGCGGCGAGTGCCTTTGCCAGACCTATCTGTCGGTGCTGTTCGAACACCTCAAGACACATCCCTACATGGTCGAGAACGCCGAACGCATCGACTGGGAGTTCTGGACCATCCATACGGGGGAGCAGGACATCATCCACGGCGAGCTGACGCGACAAGCCATCGACGATTACATCCGGCACGAACCCGAGGCGCTGTCCGAGTTGGCCGACGGTTACGAATGCAGCATCACCGCATGGAACCTGTTCTGGCAGAACATCTTTGCAACGTGCACGATCCGGCCAGGCGCGGTGTCATGA